The Leclercia sp. S52 genome has a segment encoding these proteins:
- a CDS encoding methyltransferase domain-containing protein, which translates to MTTQSHHDNVEKQFGSQAKAYLTSAVHASGRDLQRLAERLADFPDASVLDLGCGAGHASFVAAQQVAHVTAYDLSSQMLEVVSAAAGEKGLGNIATRQGYAESLPFADSSFDIVISRYSAHHWHDVGQALREVKRVLKPGGLVIIMDIMSPGHPVRDIWLQTVEALRDTSHVRNYSSGEWLSMFTEAGLITRALQTDRLTLEFSSWIARMRTPEALSQAIRLYQESASAEVKAYFELQEEGSFTSDTLFAEARKAG; encoded by the coding sequence ATGACAACACAGTCCCATCATGACAACGTAGAAAAACAGTTTGGCTCCCAGGCGAAGGCCTATCTCACCAGCGCGGTTCACGCATCCGGGCGCGATCTGCAGCGTCTGGCTGAACGTCTGGCCGACTTTCCCGATGCCAGCGTGCTGGATTTAGGCTGCGGAGCGGGTCATGCCAGCTTTGTGGCGGCGCAGCAGGTCGCTCATGTTACGGCTTACGACTTATCCAGTCAGATGCTGGAGGTCGTCTCTGCGGCTGCCGGTGAGAAAGGGCTGGGGAATATCGCCACCCGCCAGGGGTATGCCGAATCATTACCCTTCGCCGATAGCTCCTTTGATATCGTCATCAGCCGCTACTCGGCGCATCACTGGCACGATGTCGGCCAGGCATTGCGCGAGGTAAAACGGGTGCTGAAGCCAGGCGGTTTGGTCATCATCATGGATATCATGTCGCCGGGCCATCCTGTGCGTGATATCTGGTTGCAGACGGTTGAAGCCCTGCGCGACACCTCGCATGTGCGCAACTATTCCAGCGGCGAGTGGTTATCGATGTTCACAGAAGCCGGGTTGATTACGCGTGCGTTGCAGACTGACAGGCTGACGCTGGAATTCTCCTCGTGGATTGCCCGTATGCGCACGCCAGAAGCATTAAGCCAGGCGATCAGGCTGTATCAGGAGAGTGCCTCCGCAGAGGTGAAAGCCTACTTTGAACTGCAGGAAGAGGGCTCATTCACCAGCGATACGCTCTTCGCTGAAGCCCGGAAGGCTGGATAA
- the mltD gene encoding murein transglycosylase D, with the protein MKAKAILLASVLLVGCQSSQNTGNVQQHAQSLSAAGQGEAGKFTSQSRWADDGTSFAQDQDLWVSIGDELKMGIPENSRIREQKQKYLSNKSYLHDVTLRAEPYMYWIAGQVKKRNMPMELVLLPIVESAFDPHATSGAKAAGLWQIIPSTGRNYGLKQTRNYDARRDVVASTTAALDMMQRLNKMFDGDWLLTVAAYNSGEGRVLKAMKANKARGKPTDFWSLPLPRETKIYVPKMLALSEIFKNSEQYGVKLPTSDESRALARVRINNPVELRQVADMAGISVTKLKAFNAGVKGSTLGNSGPKYVLVPQKHAEQLRVSLAAGEIAAVQSTLIADNSPVNSRSYQVRTGDTLSGIASRLGVSAKDLQQWNKLRGSTLKVGQNLTIGAGNSAQRLANNSDSITYRVQKGDSLSSIAKRHGVNIKDVMRWNSDTDNLQPGDRITLFVKNNATPDS; encoded by the coding sequence ATGAAGGCAAAAGCGATATTACTCGCCTCTGTCCTGCTTGTGGGTTGCCAGTCGTCTCAGAACACTGGCAACGTACAACAGCACGCACAGAGCCTTTCTGCAGCTGGTCAAGGGGAAGCAGGGAAGTTTACAAGTCAATCGCGATGGGCAGACGATGGGACGTCTTTCGCACAGGATCAAGACTTGTGGGTCTCTATTGGCGACGAGCTGAAGATGGGAATTCCGGAAAACAGCCGGATTCGCGAACAGAAACAGAAGTATTTAAGCAATAAGAGCTATCTCCACGATGTAACTTTACGGGCAGAGCCGTATATGTACTGGATAGCAGGGCAAGTTAAGAAACGTAACATGCCTATGGAACTGGTACTACTACCCATAGTGGAGAGCGCTTTTGACCCACATGCAACGTCTGGCGCCAAGGCCGCAGGTCTTTGGCAGATCATACCGAGCACAGGGCGAAATTATGGTTTGAAACAGACCCGCAACTACGATGCGCGTCGTGATGTGGTCGCTTCGACGACTGCAGCACTCGACATGATGCAACGTCTGAACAAGATGTTCGACGGTGACTGGTTATTAACTGTCGCGGCGTATAATAGCGGTGAGGGTCGTGTACTGAAGGCAATGAAAGCGAATAAAGCACGGGGTAAACCCACCGACTTTTGGTCGCTTCCACTGCCACGGGAAACCAAAATATACGTACCAAAAATGCTGGCTTTGAGTGAGATTTTCAAAAACAGCGAACAGTACGGCGTGAAGCTGCCGACCTCGGACGAAAGTCGTGCGCTGGCGAGAGTGCGTATCAACAACCCTGTTGAACTGCGACAGGTTGCGGATATGGCAGGTATCTCGGTCACCAAACTGAAAGCCTTTAACGCAGGTGTGAAGGGCTCTACGTTGGGTAACAGCGGACCTAAATACGTTCTGGTGCCGCAGAAACACGCTGAACAGTTACGGGTATCTCTGGCAGCGGGTGAAATTGCTGCGGTTCAGTCTACGCTGATCGCGGATAATTCACCGGTTAACAGCCGTAGCTATCAGGTACGTACAGGCGATACGCTTTCAGGTATTGCGTCACGTCTTGGCGTGAGCGCAAAAGATCTGCAGCAGTGGAACAAACTGCGCGGCTCTACCCTGAAAGTGGGTCAGAACCTGACGATTGGCGCGGGTAACAGCGCGCAGCGTCTCGCCAATAACAGCGATAGCATTACCTATCGCGTGCAAAAAGGCGATTCGCTCTCCAGTATTGCTAAGCGTCACGGCGTGAACATCAAAGATGTGATGCGCTGGAACAGCGATACCGACAATCTGCAGCCTGGCGATCGGATAACGTTGTTTGTGAAAAACAACGCCACCCCGGATTCCTGA
- the gloB gene encoding hydroxyacylglutathione hydrolase, with translation MNLISIPAFQDNYIWVLTNDEARCIIVDPGEAEPVLKAIEQNQWQPEAILLTHHHHDHVGGVAAICAKFPHLVVYGPAETQDKGATRIVEDGEKILILESEFSVIATPGHTLGHISFFSFPYLFCGDTMFSGGCGRLFEGTPAQMYQSFQKINALPEDTLICCAHEYTLANMKFAMHVLPQDVAIQDYYRKVNELRAKNQKTLPGILKNERKINLFLRTDDIDLINKINEETNMQQPEEFFAWLRARKDNF, from the coding sequence ATGAATCTTATCAGTATTCCTGCTTTTCAGGACAATTACATCTGGGTTTTAACCAATGATGAAGCTCGCTGCATCATTGTCGATCCTGGCGAGGCTGAGCCGGTGCTGAAGGCCATTGAGCAAAACCAGTGGCAGCCGGAAGCAATACTACTGACCCATCATCACCACGACCATGTGGGCGGCGTGGCGGCGATCTGTGCAAAATTTCCGCATCTTGTGGTCTACGGACCCGCTGAGACACAAGATAAGGGGGCCACACGCATAGTCGAAGATGGAGAAAAGATCCTCATTCTTGAGTCGGAGTTTTCCGTAATTGCCACCCCGGGTCACACTTTAGGACATATCTCGTTCTTCAGTTTTCCTTATCTTTTCTGTGGTGATACCATGTTCTCTGGCGGCTGCGGAAGATTGTTTGAAGGCACGCCAGCCCAGATGTACCAGTCCTTCCAGAAAATTAACGCCCTTCCCGAAGACACCCTCATTTGCTGCGCACACGAATATACTTTAGCGAATATGAAGTTTGCAATGCACGTTCTGCCGCAGGATGTGGCGATTCAGGATTATTACCGCAAAGTTAATGAGTTACGTGCAAAAAACCAAAAAACACTCCCCGGAATTCTGAAAAATGAACGTAAAATTAATTTATTTCTCAGAACAGATGATATTGATTTAATTAACAAAATTAATGAAGAAACAAATATGCAACAACCAGAAGAGTTTTTCGCGTGGTTAAGGGCCAGGAAAGATAACTTCTGA
- a CDS encoding class I SAM-dependent methyltransferase — translation MKPARIPQIVSAPAHWAELPWGEYYREALEQQLKPWFAKMYGFHLLKIGNLSAEINTESCGISHQVNVSLGGEPVQVKANPLHLPFAEKSVVACLLAHSLPWCDDPHRLLREADRVLIDDGWLVISGFNPMSLMGLRKLVPVLRRTPPYNSRMFTLMRQLDWLSLLNFEVMHHSGFQVLPWTRQGGKMLTTHFPALGCMQLIVARKRTIPLTLNPMKQSKAKTRLRAAVGATRQYRKP, via the coding sequence ATGAAACCGGCAAGGATACCTCAGATTGTCTCAGCACCAGCACATTGGGCGGAATTGCCCTGGGGTGAATACTATCGCGAAGCGCTTGAGCAGCAGCTTAAGCCCTGGTTCGCGAAAATGTATGGTTTTCACCTGCTTAAGATTGGCAATCTGAGCGCGGAAATCAACACTGAAAGTTGTGGGATTTCACATCAGGTCAACGTTTCGCTGGGGGGGGAGCCGGTTCAGGTGAAGGCCAATCCGCTGCATCTGCCGTTTGCGGAAAAGTCCGTGGTTGCCTGCCTGCTGGCGCATTCGCTGCCCTGGTGCGACGATCCGCACCGGTTACTTCGCGAAGCCGACCGGGTACTGATTGACGACGGCTGGCTGGTGATCAGCGGATTTAATCCGATGAGTCTGATGGGCTTGCGCAAGCTGGTGCCGGTGCTGCGCCGTACCCCGCCGTACAATAGCCGGATGTTCACCCTGATGCGCCAGCTGGACTGGCTGTCGCTGCTCAACTTTGAGGTGATGCATCATAGCGGTTTTCAGGTCTTACCCTGGACGCGGCAGGGCGGGAAGATGCTCACCACCCATTTCCCGGCGCTGGGCTGTATGCAGCTGATTGTGGCGCGTAAGCGAACCATCCCCCTGACGCTCAATCCCATGAAGCAAAGCAAGGCGAAAACGCGGCTGCGTGCCGCCGTGGGCGCCACGCGACAATACCGTAAGCCCTGA
- the dnaQ gene encoding DNA polymerase III subunit epsilon has product MSIADTHNADRIIVLDTETTGMNQIGAHYEGHKIIEIGAVEVINRRLTGNNFHVYLKPDRLVDPEAFGVHGIADEFLLDKPTFADVADEFIDYIKGGELVIHNASFDIGFMDYEFSKLNRGLPKTDTFCKVTDSLAMARRMFPGKRNSLDALCSRYEIDNSKRTLHGALLDAQILAEVYLIMTGGQTALAFNADNDSQQQVGEGEIQRIIRQSSALRVILASDEELVAHESRLDLVQKKGGSCLWRG; this is encoded by the coding sequence ATGAGTATTGCAGACACACATAACGCCGACAGGATCATCGTCCTCGATACCGAAACCACGGGTATGAACCAGATCGGTGCTCACTATGAAGGGCACAAGATCATCGAGATCGGTGCGGTAGAGGTGATCAACCGCCGTCTTACCGGCAATAACTTCCACGTCTACCTGAAGCCAGACCGGCTGGTGGACCCGGAAGCCTTTGGCGTTCACGGTATCGCAGATGAATTCTTGCTGGATAAACCCACCTTTGCCGACGTCGCCGATGAATTCATCGACTACATCAAAGGCGGCGAGCTGGTCATTCATAACGCCTCATTTGATATCGGCTTTATGGATTATGAATTCAGCAAGCTCAACCGCGGCCTGCCGAAGACCGACACCTTCTGTAAAGTCACCGACAGTCTGGCGATGGCGAGAAGGATGTTCCCCGGCAAGCGTAACAGCCTCGATGCGTTGTGCTCGCGCTATGAAATAGATAACAGCAAACGAACGCTGCACGGGGCATTACTCGATGCCCAGATCCTGGCCGAAGTCTACCTGATCATGACGGGTGGCCAGACAGCCCTGGCCTTTAATGCCGATAACGATTCGCAGCAGCAGGTCGGGGAGGGCGAAATCCAGCGCATTATTCGTCAGTCCAGCGCCTTACGCGTCATTCTCGCCAGCGATGAAGAGCTGGTGGCTCATGAATCACGTCTCGATCTGGTGCAGAAGAAGGGCGGAAGCTGCCTCTGGCGCGGTTAA
- a CDS encoding amidohydrolase: MPGLKITLLQQPLVWMDGPANLRHFDRQLEGIAGRDIIILPEMFTTGFAMEAAKQSLPQEDVVAWMQARAQQTQALIAGSAALQTERGPVNRFLLVEPEGKVHFYDKRHLFRMADEHQHYEAGNERLVFEWRGWRILPLVCYDLRFPVWSRNRNDYDLALYVANWPAPRSLHWQALLTARAIENQAYVAGCNRVGTDGNGHHYRGDSRVINPQGEIIATAEPHHATRIDAELSLTALREYREKFPAWQDADPFSIN; this comes from the coding sequence GTGCCTGGTTTGAAGATTACGCTTTTGCAACAACCGCTGGTGTGGATGGATGGCCCCGCCAACCTGCGCCATTTTGATCGTCAGCTGGAGGGGATCGCCGGGCGCGATATCATTATCCTGCCGGAAATGTTCACCACCGGGTTTGCCATGGAAGCGGCAAAACAGTCCCTGCCGCAGGAAGATGTGGTCGCCTGGATGCAGGCCAGAGCCCAGCAAACCCAGGCGTTAATCGCCGGGAGCGCCGCGCTACAGACTGAACGTGGGCCAGTTAACCGTTTTCTGCTAGTTGAGCCCGAGGGCAAGGTGCACTTCTACGATAAGCGCCACCTGTTCCGCATGGCGGATGAGCACCAGCATTATGAAGCGGGTAACGAGCGGCTGGTGTTCGAGTGGCGCGGCTGGCGCATTCTGCCGTTAGTCTGTTACGACCTGCGCTTCCCGGTGTGGTCGCGTAACCGTAACGATTATGACCTGGCGCTGTATGTCGCTAACTGGCCAGCTCCACGCTCGCTGCACTGGCAGGCGCTGCTGACCGCACGGGCGATTGAGAACCAGGCCTATGTTGCGGGCTGCAACCGGGTCGGTACCGACGGCAACGGGCATCACTATCGTGGCGACAGCCGGGTGATTAACCCGCAGGGCGAAATCATCGCCACCGCAGAGCCGCACCATGCGACGCGCATTGACGCCGAGCTGTCGTTGACGGCCCTGAGAGAGTATCGGGAGAAGTTTCCTGCCTGGCAGGATGCGGATCCGTTTAGCATCAACTAA
- the fadE gene encoding acyl-CoA dehydrogenase FadE → MMILSILLSVVLLGVLFYHRVSLLLSSFILLAWTAALGVAGIWTTWVLVPLAIMLVPFNVRSMRKSLISAPVFRGFRKVMPPMSRTEKEAIDAGTTWWEGELFQGNPDWKKLHNYPQPRLTAEEQAFIDGPVEEACRMANDFQITHEMADLPPELWAFLKEHRFFAMIIKKEYGGLEFSAYAQARVLQKLAGVSGILAITVGVPNSLGPGELLQHYGTEEQKDHYLPRLARGLEIPCFALTSPEAGSDAGAIPDTGVVCMGDWQGEQVLGMRLTWNKRYITLAPIATVLGLAFKLSDPNKLLGGEEDLGITCALIPTSTPGVEIGRRHFPLNVPFQNGPTRGQDIFVPIDYIIGGPKMAGQGWRMLVECLSVGRGITLPSNSTGGLKSVAMGIGAYAHIRRQFKISIGKMEGIEEPLARIAGNAYVMDAAASLITYGIMLGEKPAVLSAIVKYHCTHRAQQSIIDAMDIAGGKGIMLGEGNFLARGYQGAPIAITVEGANILTRSMMIFGQGAIRCHPYVLEEMAAAQNNDVDAFDKLLFKHIGHVGSNEMRSFWLGLTRGLTSATPTGDATRRYYQHLNRLSANLALLSDVSMAVLGGSLKRRERISARLGDVLSQIFLASAVLKRYDDEGRHEADLPLVHWGVQDALYQAEQAIDDLLVNFPNRFVAGALRVVIFPTGRHYLAPSDKLDHKVAKILQVPSATRSRIGRGQYLTPSEHNPVGLLEEALLDVMAADPIHQKICKQLGKNLPFTRLDELAKQALAGGIINKDEAALLIKAEESRLRSINVDDFDPEELATQPVKLTEIVRKPEAA, encoded by the coding sequence ATGATGATTTTAAGTATTCTCTTATCCGTTGTTCTGCTCGGGGTGTTGTTCTATCACCGGGTCAGCTTACTTCTGAGCAGCTTCATCTTACTGGCCTGGACGGCTGCGCTTGGCGTCGCCGGCATCTGGACGACCTGGGTGCTGGTCCCGCTGGCAATCATGCTGGTGCCGTTCAACGTCCGCTCCATGCGTAAGTCGCTGATTTCAGCTCCGGTATTTCGTGGCTTCCGTAAGGTGATGCCGCCGATGTCGCGTACCGAGAAAGAAGCGATTGATGCAGGCACCACCTGGTGGGAAGGCGAGCTGTTCCAGGGTAATCCTGACTGGAAAAAGCTGCATAACTATCCGCAGCCGCGCCTTACTGCTGAAGAGCAGGCGTTTATCGATGGTCCGGTTGAAGAAGCCTGCCGGATGGCGAATGACTTCCAGATCACCCATGAGATGGCCGATCTGCCGCCGGAACTGTGGGCATTTTTAAAAGAGCATCGCTTCTTCGCGATGATCATCAAGAAAGAGTACGGCGGGCTGGAGTTCTCTGCTTACGCTCAGGCTCGCGTACTGCAAAAGCTGGCTGGCGTCTCCGGGATCCTGGCGATCACCGTTGGCGTGCCTAACTCCTTAGGTCCGGGCGAACTGCTGCAGCACTACGGTACTGAAGAGCAGAAAGATCACTATCTGCCGCGTCTGGCACGCGGTCTGGAAATCCCCTGCTTCGCACTGACCAGCCCGGAAGCGGGTTCCGATGCCGGTGCCATCCCGGATACTGGCGTGGTCTGCATGGGCGACTGGCAGGGTGAGCAGGTGCTGGGCATGCGCCTCACCTGGAACAAGCGTTATATCACTCTGGCGCCAATCGCTACCGTGCTGGGCCTGGCGTTTAAACTCTCTGACCCGAACAAGCTGTTAGGCGGTGAAGAGGATCTGGGCATTACCTGTGCGCTGATCCCTACCTCTACCCCGGGCGTGGAAATTGGTCGTCGTCACTTCCCGCTGAACGTGCCGTTCCAGAACGGCCCGACCCGCGGTCAGGATATCTTTGTGCCGATTGATTACATCATCGGCGGCCCGAAAATGGCCGGTCAGGGCTGGCGTATGCTGGTGGAATGTCTGTCTGTTGGCCGCGGCATTACCCTGCCGTCGAACTCAACCGGCGGCCTGAAATCGGTGGCGATGGGGATTGGCGCTTACGCCCACATCCGCCGTCAGTTCAAAATCTCTATCGGTAAGATGGAAGGGATTGAGGAGCCACTGGCCCGTATTGCAGGCAACGCCTACGTGATGGATGCCGCAGCATCTTTGATTACCTACGGCATCATGCTCGGCGAGAAACCGGCCGTGCTGTCGGCAATTGTGAAGTACCACTGTACCCACCGTGCGCAGCAGTCGATCATTGATGCGATGGATATTGCCGGCGGCAAAGGCATTATGCTCGGCGAAGGCAACTTCCTGGCGCGCGGCTATCAGGGCGCACCTATTGCCATCACCGTGGAAGGGGCCAACATTCTGACCCGCAGCATGATGATCTTTGGTCAGGGTGCGATCCGCTGCCATCCATACGTGCTGGAAGAGATGGCGGCCGCGCAGAATAACGATGTTGATGCGTTCGATAAACTGCTGTTCAAACACATCGGTCACGTCGGCAGCAACGAAATGCGCAGCTTCTGGCTGGGTCTGACCCGCGGTTTGACCAGCGCCACGCCAACCGGCGATGCGACCCGTCGTTACTATCAGCATCTGAACCGTCTGAGCGCCAACCTTGCGCTGCTGTCCGACGTGTCGATGGCGGTGCTTGGCGGCAGCCTGAAACGCCGGGAACGTATCTCCGCGCGTCTGGGTGATGTGCTGAGCCAGATCTTCCTCGCCTCGGCGGTACTGAAACGCTACGACGATGAAGGCCGTCATGAAGCGGATCTGCCGCTGGTGCACTGGGGCGTGCAGGATGCGCTCTATCAGGCAGAGCAGGCCATTGACGATCTGCTGGTGAACTTCCCGAACCGCTTTGTCGCAGGTGCCCTGCGCGTGGTCATCTTCCCGACCGGTCGTCACTATCTGGCGCCGTCCGATAAGCTGGATCATAAAGTGGCGAAGATCCTGCAGGTGCCGAGCGCAACCCGCTCCCGTATCGGTCGCGGCCAGTATCTGACCCCGAGCGAGCATAACCCGGTGGGTCTGCTGGAAGAGGCGCTGCTGGATGTGATGGCGGCCGATCCGATTCATCAGAAGATCTGCAAACAGCTGGGCAAAAACCTGCCGTTCACCCGCCTGGATGAGCTGGCGAAACAGGCCCTGGCTGGCGGTATCATTAATAAAGATGAAGCCGCCCTGCTGATCAAAGCTGAAGAGAGCCGTCTGCGCAGTATTAACGTTGATGATTTCGACCCGGAAGAGCTGGCGACGCAGCCGGTAAAGCTGACAGAAATCGTACGTAAACCTGAAGCCGCCTAA
- the lpcA gene encoding D-sedoheptulose 7-phosphate isomerase: MYQDLIRNELNEAAETLANFLKDEANIHAIQRAAVLLADSFKAGGKVLSCGNGGSHCDAMHFAEELTGRYRENRPGYPAIAISDVSHISCVGNDFGYDHIFSRYVEAVGREGDVLLGISTSGNSGNVIKAIDAAREKGMKVITLTGKDGGKMAGTADIEIRVPHFGYADRIQEIHIKVIHILIQLIEKEMVK; encoded by the coding sequence ATGTACCAGGATCTTATTCGTAACGAACTGAACGAAGCGGCGGAAACGCTGGCTAACTTTCTGAAAGATGAAGCCAATATTCACGCTATTCAGCGCGCGGCGGTCCTGCTGGCCGACAGCTTCAAAGCGGGCGGTAAAGTGCTCTCCTGCGGCAATGGCGGTTCACATTGCGATGCCATGCACTTTGCCGAAGAGCTGACCGGTCGTTATCGTGAAAACCGCCCGGGCTACCCGGCGATTGCGATCTCTGATGTCAGCCACATCTCCTGCGTGGGCAATGACTTCGGTTACGATCACATCTTCTCCCGCTATGTTGAAGCGGTGGGCCGTGAAGGGGATGTCCTGCTGGGGATTTCCACCTCCGGCAACTCCGGCAACGTGATCAAGGCAATTGACGCGGCACGTGAGAAGGGGATGAAAGTCATCACTCTGACCGGCAAAGACGGCGGCAAAATGGCCGGTACGGCGGATATCGAAATTCGCGTGCCTCACTTCGGTTACGCTGACCGTATTCAGGAAATTCATATCAAAGTTATTCACATCCTGATCCAGCTGATCGAAAAAGAGATGGTTAAATAA
- a CDS encoding class II glutamine amidotransferase has product MCELLGMSANVPTDICFSFTGLVQRGGGTGPHKDGWGITFYEGKGCRTFKDPQPSFNSPIAKLVQDYPIKSRSVVAHIRQANRGEVALENTHPFTRELWGRNWTYAHNGQLSGYKSLETGNFRPVGETDSEKAFCWLLHKLTERYPRTPSNMTAVFKYIASLASELREKGVFNMLLSDGRYVMAFCSTNLFWITRRAPFGVAKLLDQDVEIDFQTETTPNDVVTVIATQPLTGNETWQKIMPGEWILFCLGERVV; this is encoded by the coding sequence ATGTGCGAACTGCTCGGGATGAGCGCCAATGTGCCGACCGATATCTGCTTTAGTTTCACCGGGCTGGTGCAGCGCGGTGGAGGAACCGGGCCGCATAAAGACGGCTGGGGTATCACCTTCTACGAAGGGAAAGGCTGTCGCACGTTCAAGGATCCACAACCCAGCTTCAACTCACCGATAGCCAAACTGGTGCAGGATTATCCGATTAAATCCCGCTCGGTGGTGGCCCACATTCGCCAGGCCAACCGCGGCGAAGTCGCGCTGGAAAACACCCATCCGTTTACCCGCGAGCTGTGGGGACGCAACTGGACCTACGCCCATAACGGCCAGCTGAGCGGCTATAAGTCGCTGGAAACCGGCAACTTCCGCCCGGTAGGGGAAACCGACAGTGAAAAGGCCTTCTGCTGGCTGCTGCACAAGCTGACCGAGCGTTATCCCCGTACCCCCAGCAACATGACCGCGGTGTTTAAATACATTGCGTCGCTGGCGTCCGAGCTACGTGAGAAGGGCGTGTTCAACATGCTGTTGTCTGACGGGCGCTACGTGATGGCGTTCTGCTCCACGAACCTGTTCTGGATCACCCGGCGGGCACCGTTCGGCGTGGCAAAGCTTCTGGATCAGGATGTGGAAATTGATTTTCAGACAGAGACCACACCGAACGATGTGGTCACTGTGATTGCGACGCAGCCGCTGACGGGCAACGAAACCTGGCAAAAGATTATGCCAGGCGAGTGGATCTTATTTTGTCTCGGGGAGCGCGTAGTTTGA
- the dpaA gene encoding peptidoglycan meso-diaminopimelic acid protein amidase — translation MRKIALFIAMLLIPCVSFAGLLSSNSSTTPVSKEYKQQLMGSPVYIQIFKEERTLDLYVKMGETYQLLDSYKICNYSGGLGPKQRQGDFKSPEGFYSVQRSQLKPDSRFYKAINIGFPNAYDRAHGYDGKYLMIHGACVSVGCYAMTDSGIDEIFQFVTGALVFGQSAVQVSIYPFRMTDANMARHKTSYYADFWKQLKPGYDYFQQTRKPPTVSVVDGRYVVSKPLSHEVVQPQLASNYALPETK, via the coding sequence ATGCGTAAAATCGCATTGTTCATTGCGATGCTTCTTATTCCGTGCGTTTCGTTTGCCGGGCTGCTCAGCAGCAACAGCTCTACGACGCCTGTAAGCAAAGAATACAAGCAGCAGTTGATGGGCTCTCCGGTCTATATCCAGATCTTTAAGGAAGAGCGCACGTTAGACCTGTACGTGAAGATGGGTGAGACGTATCAGCTGCTGGACAGCTATAAAATCTGTAACTACTCCGGCGGCCTCGGCCCGAAACAGCGTCAGGGCGATTTTAAAAGCCCGGAGGGGTTCTACAGCGTTCAGCGCAGCCAGCTCAAACCAGACAGCCGCTTCTATAAAGCCATCAACATCGGCTTCCCTAATGCCTATGACCGTGCCCATGGTTATGACGGTAAATACCTGATGATCCACGGAGCCTGTGTTTCCGTTGGCTGCTACGCCATGACCGACAGCGGGATTGATGAGATCTTCCAGTTTGTGACCGGCGCGCTGGTGTTTGGCCAGTCTGCGGTGCAGGTAAGCATCTATCCGTTCCGGATGACCGACGCCAATATGGCGCGTCACAAAACCTCGTACTACGCGGATTTCTGGAAGCAGTTGAAGCCAGGTTATGATTACTTCCAGCAGACGCGTAAGCCGCCGACCGTTTCGGTAGTGGATGGACGTTACGTAGTCAGCAAGCCGCTGAGCCACGAAGTCGTCCAGCCACAGCTGGCGTCAAACTACGCGCTCCCCGAGACAAAATAA